A stretch of the Bradyrhizobium arachidis genome encodes the following:
- a CDS encoding MFS transporter, whose product MSAKPPVSAGALLKHRAFLFFLLSRSLSRFSSQIAAVAIGWQIYDLTGSAFALGMVGLVQFLPTALLVFVAGHAADRYERKRVVQLCQLAEAATALYLAVSTYYGAVGEVQIFVATFVLGIAGAFESPTTAALLPLIAPEGSLQRATAVSSGAAQIATITGPALGGFAYAIAPHIAYGIMVLFWILGMIFTGVIRPRPQAIPKADDDDIYAGVRFIRSNPAILGTISLDLFAVLLGGVTALLPIYARDILQTGPMGLGVLRAAPAVGALVMTMVLARHAINRRVGMRMFQSVIVFGIATVAFALSHWMWLSVASLAILGAADTISVVIRFSLVQLATPDEMRGRVGAVNFLFINASNQLGQFESGLTAALFGAMPAAVLGGVGTIAVALLWMKLFPSLRKVERLE is encoded by the coding sequence ATGTCCGCGAAACCGCCGGTCAGCGCTGGCGCACTCCTCAAGCACCGGGCGTTCCTGTTCTTCCTGCTCTCGCGCAGCCTGTCGCGCTTTTCCAGCCAGATCGCGGCGGTCGCGATCGGCTGGCAGATCTACGACCTCACCGGCAGCGCTTTTGCGCTCGGCATGGTCGGCCTCGTGCAGTTCCTGCCCACAGCGCTCCTGGTGTTCGTCGCCGGCCACGCCGCAGACCGCTACGAGCGCAAGCGCGTGGTCCAGCTCTGCCAATTGGCGGAAGCGGCCACCGCGCTCTACCTCGCGGTCAGCACCTATTACGGCGCGGTCGGCGAGGTGCAGATCTTTGTCGCGACCTTCGTGCTCGGCATTGCCGGTGCGTTCGAAAGCCCGACCACCGCGGCGCTGTTGCCCCTGATCGCGCCGGAGGGGTCGCTGCAGCGCGCAACCGCGGTCTCCAGTGGCGCGGCGCAGATCGCAACCATTACGGGGCCGGCGCTCGGCGGCTTTGCCTACGCGATCGCGCCGCACATCGCCTATGGCATCATGGTGCTGTTCTGGATCCTCGGCATGATCTTTACCGGCGTGATCCGGCCGCGGCCGCAGGCGATCCCCAAGGCTGATGACGACGACATCTATGCCGGCGTTCGCTTCATCCGCTCCAATCCGGCGATCCTCGGCACCATCTCGCTCGACCTGTTCGCGGTGCTGCTCGGCGGCGTCACGGCGCTGCTGCCGATCTATGCCCGCGATATCCTGCAGACCGGACCGATGGGGCTCGGCGTGCTGCGCGCAGCGCCCGCGGTCGGCGCGCTCGTCATGACCATGGTGCTGGCGCGGCACGCGATCAATCGGCGCGTCGGCATGCGGATGTTTCAGTCGGTGATCGTGTTCGGCATCGCGACGGTGGCCTTCGCGCTGTCGCACTGGATGTGGCTGTCCGTGGCCTCGCTCGCGATCCTCGGTGCTGCCGATACGATCAGCGTCGTGATCCGCTTCTCGCTGGTGCAGCTTGCCACCCCTGACGAGATGCGCGGCCGCGTCGGTGCCGTGAACTTCCTCTTCATCAACGCCTCCAACCAGCTCGGCCAGTTCGAGAGCGGGCTGACGGCCGCGCTGTTCGGCGCGATGCCGGCCGCGGTTCTCGGCGGCGTCGGCACCATCGCGGTGGCGTTGTTGTGGATGAAGCTGTTCCCGAGCCTGCGCAAGGTGGAGCGGCTGGAGTAG
- a CDS encoding alpha-E domain-containing protein — protein sequence MLSRTAENLYWLARYVERAEYLARTIDATLRVTALPAAYVGKTNEWDSALLTAGVAASFYQQYEEANENNVVDYLSFSANNPSSIRNCIEAARLNSRSVRTALTSEMWDTINSAWIELQEVWSKGTSTREDLAKFLRFVQETSLRFDGSAYRTMLRNDAYWFSRLGLHLERADNTARILDVKYHVLLPEEEHVGGPLDFYQWSSILRSVSALTAYHWVYRETLKPWLVADLLILNGTLPRSLASCYDNLVRNLDQIGVAYGRQGPAQRHARGIRNRLEHSNMTDIFQHGVHEFIQEFIADNSRLGEIITKQYLI from the coding sequence ATGCTGTCGCGTACCGCCGAAAACCTCTACTGGCTCGCCCGCTACGTCGAACGTGCGGAATATCTCGCGCGCACCATCGACGCGACGTTGCGTGTGACCGCGCTACCCGCCGCCTATGTCGGCAAGACCAACGAATGGGACTCGGCGCTGCTCACCGCCGGCGTCGCCGCCAGCTTCTATCAGCAATATGAGGAAGCCAACGAGAACAACGTCGTCGACTATCTCTCGTTCTCGGCGAACAATCCGTCCTCGATCCGGAACTGCATCGAGGCGGCGCGTCTGAACTCGCGCTCGGTGCGCACCGCGCTGACGAGCGAGATGTGGGACACCATCAACTCGGCCTGGATCGAGCTGCAGGAGGTCTGGAGCAAGGGCACCTCGACGCGCGAGGACCTGGCAAAATTCCTGCGCTTCGTGCAGGAGACCTCGCTGCGCTTCGACGGCTCGGCCTACCGGACCATGCTGCGCAACGACGCCTACTGGTTCTCGCGCCTCGGCCTGCACCTGGAGCGCGCCGACAACACCGCACGCATTCTCGACGTGAAGTATCACGTGCTGCTGCCGGAAGAGGAGCACGTCGGCGGTCCGCTCGACTTCTATCAGTGGAGCTCGATCCTGCGGTCGGTGTCGGCGCTGACTGCCTATCACTGGGTGTATCGCGAGACGCTGAAACCGTGGCTGGTCGCGGATCTGCTCATTCTCAACGGCACGCTGCCGCGCTCGCTTGCGAGCTGCTACGACAATCTCGTGCGCAATCTCGACCAGATCGGTGTGGCCTATGGCCGCCAGGGCCCGGCCCAGCGCCACGCCCGCGGCATCCGCAACCGCCTGGAACACTCCAACATGACCGACATCTTCCAGCATGGCGTGCATGAATTCATTCAGGAATTCATCGCAGACAATTCCAGGCTGGGCGAAATCATCACGAAGCAGTATTTGATCTAG
- a CDS encoding SDR family oxidoreductase encodes MSEAKKIAVVTGAGTGVGRAAALALMDAGFTVVLTGRRLDKLEETAKLGPAGKSLCVSADMTNADSIAALFAKVKDSYGRLDVLFNNAGMGAPPVNFEDLTLEQWQAVVNTNLTGPFLCTQHAFRIMKDQSPRGGRIINNGSISAHAPRPFSAAYTSTKHAITGLTRASNLDGRAYDIAVGQVDIGNAATPMTDRMVAGPGVMQPDGTMKHEPRMDAKAVGDAVAYMAGLPLDANVLFMTVMATKMPFVGRG; translated from the coding sequence ATGAGCGAAGCAAAGAAGATCGCAGTGGTGACGGGCGCCGGCACGGGCGTCGGGCGCGCGGCCGCGCTGGCGCTGATGGATGCCGGCTTCACCGTGGTGCTCACGGGACGACGGCTCGACAAGCTGGAAGAGACCGCAAAGCTCGGCCCGGCCGGAAAGAGCCTCTGCGTGTCCGCCGACATGACCAACGCCGACTCGATCGCCGCGCTGTTTGCCAAGGTGAAGGACAGCTACGGCCGGCTGGACGTGCTGTTCAACAACGCCGGCATGGGCGCGCCGCCGGTGAATTTCGAGGATCTCACGCTCGAGCAGTGGCAGGCGGTGGTGAACACCAACCTCACCGGCCCGTTCCTGTGCACCCAGCACGCCTTCCGCATCATGAAGGACCAGTCGCCGCGCGGCGGCCGCATCATCAACAACGGCTCGATCTCGGCACATGCACCGCGGCCGTTCTCGGCGGCCTACACCTCGACCAAGCACGCCATCACCGGCCTCACCCGCGCGAGCAATCTCGACGGCCGTGCCTATGACATCGCGGTCGGCCAGGTCGACATCGGCAACGCAGCGACGCCGATGACCGACCGCATGGTCGCCGGTCCCGGCGTGATGCAGCCCGACGGCACGATGAAGCACGAGCCGCGCATGGACGCAAAAGCCGTCGGCGATGCCGTGGCCTACATGGCCGGCCTGCCGCTGGACGCCAACGTGCTGTTCATGACGGTCATGGCGACGAAGATGCCGTTCGTTGGACGGGGCTAA
- the lepB gene encoding signal peptidase I, which translates to MTALQDAVKPSPRSREWKAVVILILLIPVLWSPPFLVRFFLYQPFSIPSSSMVPTLLIGDDVFAAKYAYGYSRYSFPGWLPAFSGRVFGSEPLRGDVIVFRLPSDTKVDYVKRVVGLPNDRIQIKQGQLFINDKPVTRQRLKDGVEDYACGIEPGTKAKRWWETLPNGASYEILDCIDNAYYDNTNVYTVPPGHVFVLGDNRDNSTDSRVLTTVGYVPMENIVGKVTRIYLSIGTDDIRPERIWMKVK; encoded by the coding sequence ATGACCGCTCTTCAGGACGCCGTAAAACCTTCGCCGCGGTCCAGGGAATGGAAGGCGGTCGTCATCCTGATCCTGCTGATCCCCGTGCTGTGGTCGCCGCCGTTCCTGGTTCGCTTCTTTCTGTACCAGCCCTTTAGTATCCCCTCGAGCTCGATGGTGCCGACGCTCTTGATCGGCGACGATGTGTTCGCCGCAAAGTATGCCTATGGCTACAGCCGCTACTCGTTTCCGGGATGGCTGCCGGCGTTTTCAGGGCGCGTCTTCGGATCGGAGCCCCTGCGCGGCGACGTGATCGTTTTCCGCCTGCCGAGCGACACCAAGGTCGACTACGTCAAGCGCGTGGTGGGCCTGCCGAACGATCGCATCCAGATCAAGCAGGGCCAGCTCTTCATCAACGACAAGCCCGTGACGCGGCAGCGCCTGAAGGACGGCGTGGAGGACTATGCCTGCGGAATCGAGCCGGGCACCAAGGCGAAGCGCTGGTGGGAGACGCTGCCAAACGGCGCGAGCTACGAGATCCTCGATTGCATCGACAACGCCTACTACGACAATACGAATGTCTACACCGTGCCGCCGGGCCATGTCTTCGTGCTCGGCGACAACAGGGACAACTCGACCGACAGCCGCGTGCTAACGACCGTGGGCTACGTGCCGATGGAGAACATCGTCGGAAAGGTGACGCGGATCTACCTCTCCATCGGCACTGACGACATCCGGCCCGAGCGGATCTGGATGAAGGTGAAATAG
- a CDS encoding helix-turn-helix transcriptional regulator — MRGLRAARHAEIVRVIGKGFCDPAFSVQRVAIATGLSPSYIQKILHQTGQSFTERVLELRLGKARRMLVNRSNDSLRIGEIALACGFNDISYFNRSFRRRFGAAPNECRGNAH, encoded by the coding sequence ATGCGTGGCTTGCGCGCCGCCCGGCATGCCGAGATCGTCCGCGTGATCGGCAAGGGATTTTGCGACCCGGCGTTCTCGGTGCAACGTGTTGCGATCGCGACAGGCCTGTCGCCGAGCTACATCCAGAAGATATTGCACCAGACGGGCCAAAGCTTCACCGAGCGGGTGCTCGAGCTGCGGCTTGGCAAGGCCCGCCGCATGCTGGTCAATCGCAGCAATGACAGCCTCAGGATCGGCGAGATCGCGCTCGCCTGCGGTTTCAACGACATCTCCTACTTCAACCGGAGCTTTCGCCGCCGGTTCGGCGCGGCCCCCAACGAATGCCGCGGCAACGCGCATTGA
- the groL gene encoding chaperonin GroEL (60 kDa chaperone family; promotes refolding of misfolded polypeptides especially under stressful conditions; forms two stacked rings of heptamers to form a barrel-shaped 14mer; ends can be capped by GroES; misfolded proteins enter the barrel where they are refolded when GroES binds) → MSAKEVKFGVDARDRMLRGVEILANAVKVTLGPKGRNVVLDKSFGAPRITKDGVTVAKEIELDDKFENMGAQMVREVASKSADAAGDGTTTATVLAAAIVREGAKAVAAGMNPMDLKRGIDLAVDAVVADLEKNTKKVTSNDEIAQVGTISANGDAEIGKFLADAMKKVGNEGVITVEEAKSLETELDVVEGMQFDRGYISPYFVTNADKMRVEMDDAYILINEKKLSSLNELLPLLEAVVQTGKPLVIIAEDVEGEALATLVVNRLRGGLKVAAVKAPGFGDRRKAMLQDIAILTGGQCISEDLGIKLENVTLNMLGRAKKVMIDKENTTIVNGAGKKADIEARVAQIKAQIEETTSDYDREKLQERLAKLAGGVAVIRVGGATEVEVKERKDRVDDAMHATRAAVEEGILPGGGVALLRASEKLKSVRTANDDQKTGVEIVRKALSAPARQIAINAGEDGSVIVGKILEKDQYAYGFDSQSGDYVNLVSKGIIDPTKVVRTAIQNASSVAALLITTEAMVAELPKKAAAGPAMPPGGGMGGMDF, encoded by the coding sequence ATGTCAGCCAAAGAAGTCAAATTCGGCGTCGACGCGCGCGACCGCATGCTGCGCGGTGTCGAGATCCTCGCCAACGCCGTGAAGGTCACGCTCGGTCCGAAGGGCCGCAACGTCGTCCTCGACAAGTCGTTCGGCGCTCCCCGCATCACCAAGGACGGCGTCACCGTCGCCAAGGAGATCGAGCTCGACGACAAGTTCGAGAACATGGGCGCGCAGATGGTGCGCGAAGTCGCCTCCAAGTCCGCTGACGCGGCCGGCGACGGCACCACCACCGCGACCGTGCTCGCCGCCGCGATCGTTCGCGAAGGCGCCAAGGCGGTTGCCGCCGGCATGAACCCGATGGACCTCAAGCGCGGTATCGACCTCGCCGTCGACGCCGTCGTTGCGGACCTCGAGAAGAACACCAAGAAAGTCACCTCGAACGACGAGATCGCCCAGGTCGGCACCATCTCGGCCAACGGCGACGCGGAGATCGGCAAGTTCCTCGCCGACGCCATGAAGAAGGTCGGCAACGAGGGTGTCATCACCGTCGAGGAAGCCAAGTCGCTGGAGACCGAGCTCGACGTCGTCGAGGGCATGCAGTTCGATCGCGGCTACATCTCGCCCTACTTCGTCACCAACGCCGACAAGATGCGCGTCGAGATGGACGACGCCTACATCCTCATCAACGAGAAGAAGCTCTCCTCGCTGAACGAGCTGCTCCCGCTGCTCGAGGCCGTGGTGCAGACCGGCAAGCCGCTGGTGATCATCGCCGAGGACGTTGAGGGCGAAGCCCTCGCGACCCTGGTCGTGAACCGTCTCCGCGGCGGCCTCAAGGTCGCGGCCGTCAAGGCTCCGGGCTTCGGCGATCGCCGCAAGGCCATGCTGCAGGACATCGCGATCCTGACCGGCGGTCAGTGCATCTCGGAAGACCTCGGCATCAAGCTCGAGAACGTCACGCTCAACATGCTCGGTCGCGCCAAGAAGGTGATGATCGACAAGGAGAACACCACGATCGTCAACGGCGCCGGCAAGAAGGCCGACATCGAGGCGCGCGTGGCCCAGATCAAGGCGCAGATCGAGGAGACCACCTCGGACTACGACCGTGAGAAGCTCCAGGAGCGTCTCGCCAAGCTCGCTGGCGGCGTCGCGGTGATCCGCGTCGGCGGCGCGACCGAGGTCGAGGTGAAGGAGCGCAAGGATCGCGTTGATGACGCGATGCATGCGACCCGCGCGGCTGTCGAGGAAGGCATTCTGCCGGGCGGCGGCGTCGCCCTGCTCCGCGCCTCCGAGAAGCTGAAGAGCGTCCGTACCGCCAACGACGACCAGAAGACCGGCGTCGAGATCGTGCGCAAGGCGCTCTCCGCGCCGGCCCGCCAGATCGCGATCAACGCGGGTGAAGACGGTTCGGTCATCGTCGGCAAGATCCTCGAGAAGGATCAGTACGCCTACGGCTTCGACTCCCAGAGCGGCGACTACGTGAACCTCGTCTCCAAGGGCATCATCGACCCGACCAAGGTCGTGCGCACCGCGATCCAGAACGCCTCCTCCGTGGCGGCGCTGCTGATCACCACCGAAGCCATGGTCGCCGAGCTGCCGAAGAAGGCCGCTGCCGGTCCCGCCATGCCTCCGGGCGGCGGCATGGGCGGCATGGACTTCTAA
- a CDS encoding co-chaperone GroES, with protein MKFRPLHDRVVVKRIDAEEKTAGGIIIPDTAKEKPSQGEVVAVGPGGRDEAGKLIPIDLKVGDRVLFGKWSGTEVKIDNVDLLIMKESDIMGVLDVPASKKKAA; from the coding sequence ATGAAATTCCGTCCGCTTCACGACCGCGTCGTGGTCAAGCGCATCGACGCAGAAGAGAAGACCGCTGGCGGCATCATCATTCCCGACACTGCCAAGGAAAAGCCCTCCCAGGGCGAAGTCGTCGCCGTCGGCCCCGGTGGCCGCGACGAAGCCGGCAAGCTGATCCCGATCGATCTGAAGGTCGGTGACCGCGTGCTGTTCGGCAAGTGGTCCGGCACCGAAGTCAAGATCGACAACGTCGACCTCTTGATCATGAAGGAAAGCGACATCATGGGCGTGCTCGACGTCCCCGCTTCCAAGAAGAAAGCCGCCTAA
- a CDS encoding transglutaminase family protein, with product MRLRILHTTTYRYEPAASSVIQILRMTPGSHDGQYVAEWQIDVSTDTKLDMHEDAFGNVTHVLSCGPVSDIRITAEGLIETHDTGGVLRGADERFPAGMFLRSTDLTGVNPAMAAFAKSLRAEAESDTLGFLHSLMSQVSEHMTFDEDPTHSGTSAAEAFTLKRGVCQDYAHIFIACARSAGVPARFVSGHFLRSDGAVHQDAGHAWAEAFVPDLGWVGFDPANCLCSTDAHVRVAIGLDYLGAAPVRGTRYGGGMETLTVTVRVDQAGRSGGQSQSQWQG from the coding sequence ATGCGCCTGCGAATCCTGCACACCACGACCTATCGCTACGAGCCGGCGGCCTCCAGCGTGATCCAGATCCTGCGCATGACACCCGGCAGCCATGACGGGCAGTATGTGGCGGAATGGCAGATCGACGTCTCGACCGACACCAAGCTCGACATGCACGAGGACGCGTTCGGCAACGTCACGCATGTGCTGTCCTGCGGTCCCGTCAGCGACATCAGGATCACTGCCGAGGGCCTGATCGAGACCCACGACACCGGCGGCGTGCTGCGCGGCGCCGACGAGCGCTTTCCGGCCGGGATGTTCCTGCGCTCCACCGACCTCACCGGGGTCAACCCGGCGATGGCGGCGTTCGCGAAGAGCTTGCGCGCCGAGGCCGAGAGCGACACGCTCGGCTTCCTGCATTCACTGATGTCGCAGGTCAGCGAGCACATGACGTTCGACGAGGATCCGACGCATAGCGGCACCTCGGCGGCGGAGGCGTTCACGCTCAAGCGCGGCGTCTGCCAGGATTATGCGCATATCTTCATCGCCTGCGCGCGCAGCGCGGGCGTGCCGGCGCGCTTCGTCTCCGGCCACTTCTTACGCTCCGACGGCGCAGTCCATCAGGATGCCGGTCACGCCTGGGCCGAGGCTTTCGTGCCGGACCTCGGCTGGGTCGGCTTCGATCCCGCCAACTGCCTCTGCTCGACCGACGCCCATGTCCGTGTCGCGATCGGGCTCGATTATCTCGGCGCCGCTCCCGTGCGCGGCACCCGCTATGGCGGCGGCATGGAGACGCTGACGGTGACGGTTAGGGTCGATCAGGCCGGGCGTTCCGGCGGGCAGTCGCAATCGCAATGGCAGGGGTGA
- a CDS encoding NupC/NupG family nucleoside CNT transporter, whose product MLRLQSALGIFALLLIAWALAENRRAVSLRQAAIGLVSTFATAVILLKLPVVAHAFGAINDAVGAISSASRAGSAFVFGYVGGGALPFELKVPGADFILAFQALPIVLVMSVLTTLLFYWRVLPPIVRGMAWLLERTLGVGGAVGLSTAANIFLGMVEAPLFVRPYLAQMTRSELFLVMTGGMAGIAGTVLVLYATFLAPLIPDAAAHFVIASVLGAPAAILVSLIMVPETSDKLTGGTLGDPEMHASSTMDAIVKGTSAGLELLLNIVAMLLVLVALVYLVNAVLALLPNVGGAAISLQRLLGLVMAPVCWLMGLPWDQAITAGSLMGTKTVLNELIAYVDLSKLPPDALDARSRLIMLYAMCGFANFASLGIMIGGLGVMAPERRDEINALGLKSIVSGTLTTCLMGAIVGVLT is encoded by the coding sequence ATGCTGCGATTGCAATCGGCACTCGGCATTTTCGCATTGCTGCTGATCGCCTGGGCGCTCGCGGAGAACCGCCGTGCGGTCTCGCTGCGGCAGGCGGCGATCGGGCTTGTTTCGACGTTCGCTACGGCCGTCATCCTGCTCAAGCTGCCCGTCGTCGCGCATGCTTTTGGCGCGATCAACGACGCGGTTGGCGCGATCTCGTCAGCCTCGCGCGCAGGAAGCGCCTTCGTGTTCGGCTATGTCGGCGGCGGCGCCCTGCCCTTCGAGCTGAAGGTGCCCGGCGCGGATTTCATCCTCGCCTTCCAGGCGCTGCCGATCGTGCTGGTCATGAGCGTGCTGACGACGCTGCTGTTCTACTGGCGCGTGCTGCCGCCGATCGTGCGCGGCATGGCCTGGCTGCTCGAGCGCACGCTCGGCGTCGGCGGCGCGGTGGGCTTGTCGACCGCCGCCAACATCTTCCTCGGCATGGTCGAAGCGCCGCTGTTCGTGCGGCCCTACCTTGCGCAGATGACGCGCAGCGAATTGTTCCTGGTGATGACCGGCGGCATGGCCGGGATCGCCGGCACCGTGCTGGTGCTCTATGCGACGTTCCTGGCACCGCTGATACCCGACGCGGCCGCGCATTTCGTCATCGCCTCCGTGCTAGGCGCGCCGGCCGCGATCCTCGTCAGCCTGATCATGGTGCCCGAAACCAGCGACAAGCTGACCGGGGGGACGCTGGGCGACCCCGAGATGCATGCCTCGAGCACGATGGACGCCATCGTGAAGGGCACTTCCGCAGGGCTCGAACTGCTGCTCAACATCGTCGCCATGCTGCTGGTGCTGGTCGCGCTGGTCTATCTCGTCAATGCCGTGCTCGCCCTCTTGCCCAATGTCGGCGGTGCCGCGATCTCGTTGCAAAGGCTCCTCGGTCTGGTGATGGCACCGGTGTGCTGGCTGATGGGCCTGCCCTGGGACCAGGCCATCACCGCCGGCAGCCTGATGGGCACCAAGACCGTGCTCAATGAGCTGATTGCCTATGTCGATCTGTCAAAACTCCCGCCCGACGCGCTCGATGCCCGCTCGCGGCTGATCATGCTCTATGCGATGTGCGGGTTCGCCAATTTTGCCAGCCTCGGCATCATGATCGGCGGCCTGGGCGTGATGGCGCCGGAGCGGCGCGACGAGATCAACGCGCTCGGGCTGAAGTCGATCGTATCGGGCACGCTGACGACGTGTCTGATGGGGGCGATCGTGGGGGTGTTGACGTAA
- a CDS encoding sel1 repeat family protein — protein sequence MRKLVLGSLVAAAVGVSLGMIGGAAFAGPWEDGMAAYNRGDYVPAVQVFRGMAKAGNAKAQMMLGSMYQRGQGVAKSSAHAFMWLTLAASRGDAKAKAELKAVSATMTAEDLSHARAMMQTCEASDYRNCEY from the coding sequence ATGAGAAAGCTGGTGCTCGGCAGCCTGGTTGCGGCGGCCGTTGGCGTGAGTCTTGGCATGATTGGCGGCGCGGCGTTCGCTGGTCCCTGGGAGGACGGCATGGCCGCCTACAACCGGGGCGACTATGTACCGGCGGTCCAGGTGTTCCGCGGCATGGCGAAGGCCGGCAATGCCAAGGCGCAGATGATGCTGGGCTCGATGTATCAGCGCGGACAGGGCGTGGCGAAGAGTTCTGCGCACGCCTTCATGTGGCTCACGCTAGCCGCGTCCCGTGGCGACGCGAAGGCGAAGGCGGAGCTGAAGGCGGTCTCGGCGACCATGACGGCGGAGGACCTGTCGCACGCGCGCGCGATGATGCAGACCTGCGAGGCGTCGGATTACAGGAATTGCGAGTATTGA
- a CDS encoding usg protein produces the protein MGLRVGGVSDDFRKQMLGYGLTTAQILYRMPDHPALLQTYVWQNYDLFPKFPALTDFLAFWQQKLDGPLFSVTVAHSKLIKPAELRAVDGVFRLH, from the coding sequence ATGGGACTGCGGGTTGGGGGCGTTTCCGACGATTTCCGGAAACAGATGCTGGGTTACGGGCTGACGACGGCGCAGATCCTGTATCGGATGCCGGATCACCCCGCGCTGCTCCAGACTTATGTCTGGCAGAACTACGATCTCTTCCCGAAATTCCCGGCGCTGACCGATTTCCTCGCCTTCTGGCAGCAGAAGCTCGACGGTCCGCTGTTCTCGGTGACGGTGGCGCATTCCAAGCTGATCAAGCCCGCCGAGCTGCGCGCGGTCGACGGTGTGTTCAGGCTGCATTGA
- a CDS encoding cupin domain-containing protein, with protein MARKTNKTKKPTSRSAAQSAVKKKWSGSKAAARPSARKTPSARKAVKSKARTTAAKSSVKKPARPKQRIAVSHHREEDFKADGLRAYAQYRDLGISDATHGLAQAHVIRLQGPCNPDEVSKLHYHDVEFQMVYVLKGWVKTYMDGQGETLMKQGSAWTQPPKIKHMILDYSDDVELLEVILPAEFKTVELKA; from the coding sequence ATGGCCAGGAAGACCAACAAGACCAAAAAGCCGACATCGCGCAGCGCAGCTCAATCCGCAGTAAAGAAGAAGTGGAGCGGCAGCAAGGCCGCCGCCCGGCCATCGGCACGCAAGACGCCGTCAGCCCGCAAGGCCGTGAAGTCGAAGGCACGCACGACAGCCGCCAAATCCTCCGTCAAAAAACCTGCGCGTCCGAAGCAGCGCATCGCCGTCAGCCATCATCGCGAAGAGGATTTCAAGGCGGACGGTCTGCGCGCCTACGCGCAATATCGCGACCTCGGCATATCAGATGCGACCCACGGCCTCGCGCAAGCGCACGTCATCCGGCTGCAGGGTCCCTGCAACCCGGACGAGGTCTCAAAGCTTCACTATCACGACGTCGAATTCCAGATGGTCTATGTGCTCAAGGGCTGGGTGAAGACCTACATGGACGGGCAGGGCGAGACGCTGATGAAGCAAGGCAGCGCCTGGACCCAGCCGCCGAAGATCAAGCACATGATTTTGGACTATTCCGACGACGTCGAACTGCTGGAGGTCATCTTGCCGGCGGAGTTCAAGACGGTGGAGTTGAAGGCGTAG
- a CDS encoding proteasome-type protease, giving the protein MTYCCGILVREGLVMIADTRTNAGLDNVSTFRKLHIFSKPGERIMAIASAGNLAISQSVLSTLTEGLEDPETGEIETLMNAPTMFQAAQRIGRAIRAVHSTEGAALKAEDINFDVSFLFGGQIKGSRMRLFMVYPAGNFIECTTDTPYLQIGEHKYGKPVLDRAMHYDIELYEALKTSLISMDSTMRSNLGVGLPIDVLVARTDVCDADLNHRIEAGEPYFHDLRSRWSAALRAAHQNIPRPPYKNEKDSKT; this is encoded by the coding sequence ATGACCTATTGCTGCGGAATCCTGGTTCGGGAAGGCCTCGTCATGATCGCCGACACCCGGACCAATGCCGGCCTCGATAACGTCTCGACCTTCCGCAAGCTGCACATCTTCTCAAAACCCGGCGAACGCATCATGGCGATCGCCAGCGCCGGCAATCTCGCGATCAGCCAGTCCGTGCTGTCGACGCTGACCGAGGGCCTCGAAGATCCGGAGACCGGCGAGATCGAGACGCTGATGAACGCGCCGACCATGTTTCAGGCAGCGCAGCGCATCGGCCGCGCCATCCGTGCCGTGCATTCGACCGAGGGCGCGGCGCTGAAGGCCGAGGACATCAATTTCGACGTCTCCTTCCTGTTCGGCGGCCAGATCAAGGGCTCGCGGATGCGCCTGTTCATGGTCTATCCGGCCGGCAACTTCATTGAATGCACCACCGACACGCCCTATTTGCAGATCGGCGAGCACAAATACGGCAAGCCCGTGCTCGACCGCGCCATGCATTACGACATCGAGCTCTATGAGGCGCTGAAGACGAGCCTGATCTCGATGGACTCGACCATGCGCTCCAATCTCGGCGTCGGCCTGCCGATCGACGTGCTGGTCGCACGCACGGATGTCTGCGACGCCGACCTCAACCATCGCATCGAAGCGGGCGAGCCCTATTTCCACGATCTGCGTTCGCGCTGGTCGGCGGCGCTGCGCGCGGCCCATCAGAATATCCCGCGGCCGCCCTACAAGAACGAAAAAGACTCCAAAACCTGA